CGGCGTGCAGCGTGATCGATCGAAGCGAAAGTTCGACTTCCGGGATCGCTTGCTTCTCTCGCTCTTGAACCGGTTCCTTCGACGGCGGCTCCACTACCCCTTGAGCCCACAACGGATTCGCGACCAAATACAACAACGAACCCAACAGGGCTCGGTTCCAAAAGAAGCCATTCATGCCTGATATCCAGAAGAGTCGAAGAGAAGCTCGGAACGCATCGACCAAAGCCAACACGTCCTTCCTTGATTCTAAGTAACCCGCGAACAACAAGCGACGAATTTAGCGGTGCGTCTCGAGCCGCCCGGCGAGAAACCGGAGGGCTCGCGTCCTTCCGTCATGTCATTGGTTGTTCACGTGGTCCAAAACCGAGACAACGCAGCAAAATGCCAACATCACAACGGATCAAAGCGAGTTTTCTTAGGGACTTTCCGAATCAGAAATCAGCTTCCGCCGTTCGACTTGGACGCCGCTTCGCGTTTTAGCTCTTTGAATCGAGCTCGCATTTCCGCCAATTGTTTGGCATGGGCGGGATCGTTGATCAAATCGTTTTCCTCGTGCGGGTCATCCGAAATACGGAACAACTGCTCACGGTCGAATTCGGGCCAGTAGAAATACTTCCAGTCTTTTCGGACCAAGGCTTCCGACTTTGGAATGAAGTTTTTGTCGCGAATCGTGGGATGTTCGTAGAAGAACTCGTCACGCCACTTCGCTTGGGAAGCATCTTTCACGTCATACAAAGTTGCCATGTCGCGACCCTGCATGGATTCGGGGACCTCAGCCCCCACGGCATTCAAAATGGTCGGTGCCAAATCAACACTGAGCGTGAAGTCGTCATTGGTCGAACCGTGTTTGTCCGCTGGCATCCGTGGATCTCGAATGATCAGTGGCACACGAATGCTTTCTTGGTGGGGATACCACTTGTCGGCCAAACCGTGCTCCGCGTGGTAATAACCATTGTCGGTCGTGAAGATCACCAACGTGTTGTCGAGAACGCCTTGTTCTTCCAGCGTTTTCAGAATCTTGCCGCATGTTGAATCCACTTCCGTCGCGAGGCGGTAGTAGTTCTTCATCATGATCTGATACTTCTCCGGCGTGTCGAAACGCCAGTGATAGCGATTGCGTCCCTCGTTGCCGTCGTTTGCCACGAACTCGGGCAAGCGATGAAAGGACTCGTCCGTTGCATTGGCTGGCACAGGGATCTCAACATCCTGATACAGGTGCATGCTTTCCGGTTGAGGCAGAAACTGCTGCGGATTTCCGTCTTCGGCATGCGTCGCGAAAAAAGCGACCGTCAAGCAAAACGGTTGTTCCTTCGGACGGTTGCCTAAAAATTCCATCGCATCGTTTTCGTTCCGCTGCGTCACGTGCACCTTGGATCCATCGGGCATCTTGAACCAGTGCCTGCCATAGTACGAGCGACCAAAGTCGTAGTTCTCACCTGGGAACTTTCCGTTGTGCCATTTGCCAACGTGACCGACGTGATAGCCGCTGTCTCGCAAGACGCCGGGGTAGGTTTGTTCCCAAGGTGTTTCGAAAGGCTTGAACCCATCGCAACCGTGAGACGACATCCATTGCCCGGTGAACAAACACGCTCGACTGACACCGCAAATGGATGTCGTCACGCAGTTCTCCGTGAACCGCATGCCTTCACCGGCCAATGCGTCCAGCGTCGGTGTTTGCACGACTGGATTGCCAGCGACACCGAGCGTGTCATGACGCCAATCATCGGCGTACAGCACCACAACGTTCATCGGAGTCGCGGACGCTTCCGATGAAGCATCCGGCGAGGCAGCGACGGCCTGACTTCCAAGAGACAAAGTGGCAAAAACGCTCAAGCAGAATACTGGCGTAACGAGACGGAACCAAACCTTTCGGAACCAACTTGCAATCATGATGTTTTAACAGGAGGGAGGTTTTTAGGCGGGTGAGGACCACGGACGCGGTCGGTCGAGATAGAGTAACAGCTTTTCACAATAAAAATGCACTTTTAGGCGAGAACTTTCGATGCGTTGCCCCTCCCTTTTGAGATCCCCGTTCGCTCGATTTCTTCTCGTTTCCCTCGGATGCATTCTCAACGTCTCTCCGTTGTGTGCTGAAACCAAAACGCAACCAAACGTCCTGATTCTGTATGCGGACGATCTTGGTTACGGCGACTTGAATCTGCAAAACGCCGAGTCGAAAATCCCGACGCCTCACCTGGATCAACTGGCTCGATCGGGCATGCGGTTCACGGACGGGCACTCGTCGTCAGGAATCTGCACGCCCAGCCGATACGCTCTGCTGACCGGGCGTCATCACTGGCGTGATTTTCACGGCATCGTCAACGCGTTCGGCCAATCCGTTTTCGAACCCGAGCAACTGACGCTCGCGGAAATGTTCCAACAACATGGCTACGAAACCGCGGCGATTGGAAAATGGCACCTCGGTTGGGATTGGGACGCGGTCAAAAAACCGGACGCCAAAACGTTTGGCGAAGGTCGCAAGAAAGGCTACGGTCCGGAAGCCTTTGACTGGACAAAGCCGATTCCCGACGGGCCGCTCGCACATGGATTTGATTCGTACTTCGGCGACACCGTGATCAACTTCCCGCCGTACTGCTGGATTGAAAACGACAAGGTCGTGAAGGCTCCCGACACGATCATGGACACGGCGAAATGGAAACCGATCAAGGAAGGCAACTGGGAATGCCGCCCCGGCCCAATGACATCGGACTGGGATCCGTACGAAAACATTCCCACCACGACCGAGCGTGGCGTTCAGTTCATTCAATCAAAAAGCGATAGCGATCAACCCTTCTTCCTGTACTTCGCATTCCCCGCCCCTCACGCTCCGATCATTCCCAACGACGAGTTCGATGGTCGATCCGGAGCGGGCCCGTATGGCGACTACGTTTGCGAAACCGACGACGCCTGCGGCAAACTGCTACAAGCTCTGAAAGATTCGGGACAAAGCGACAACACGCTTGTGGTCTTCTCCGCCGACAACGGACCGGAACGCTATGCCTATGCCCGTGACGAAAAATACGATCACTGGTCGTCGCAGCCTTTCCGCGGATTGAAACGAGACCTCTACGAAGGAGGTCACCACGTTCCGTTTGTCATTCACTGGCCGGGCGTCACGGATGCTGAATCAACTTGCGATGCATTGGTCTCGCAAGTCGACTTGTTCGCGACGATGGCTGACATGCTGGGACACGAAATTCCCGATGGCCAAGCCAAGGACTCACGCAGTTTGATGCCGCTGCTGAAACAACCCAACCAAAAACATCGTCAGTCGCTGGTCCAGAACACTCGCGTCGATGAGTACGCGATCCGAGACGGCAAGTGGTTGTTGATCGATGCCAAGAGCGGCTACGTCAGCGGCCGAAACAAAGGCTGGGAATCTCGCCGCCAAATTCCGGCGGACGATAAACAGCCGTATGAGCTGTATGATTTGTCCGTCGACATCGGGCAAAGTGAAAACGTCGCGAGCGAGTATCCCGAAACGGTCGAGCGAAT
The DNA window shown above is from Rhodopirellula bahusiensis and carries:
- a CDS encoding sulfatase family protein gives rise to the protein MRCPSLLRSPFARFLLVSLGCILNVSPLCAETKTQPNVLILYADDLGYGDLNLQNAESKIPTPHLDQLARSGMRFTDGHSSSGICTPSRYALLTGRHHWRDFHGIVNAFGQSVFEPEQLTLAEMFQQHGYETAAIGKWHLGWDWDAVKKPDAKTFGEGRKKGYGPEAFDWTKPIPDGPLAHGFDSYFGDTVINFPPYCWIENDKVVKAPDTIMDTAKWKPIKEGNWECRPGPMTSDWDPYENIPTTTERGVQFIQSKSDSDQPFFLYFAFPAPHAPIIPNDEFDGRSGAGPYGDYVCETDDACGKLLQALKDSGQSDNTLVVFSADNGPERYAYARDEKYDHWSSQPFRGLKRDLYEGGHHVPFVIHWPGVTDAESTCDALVSQVDLFATMADMLGHEIPDGQAKDSRSLMPLLKQPNQKHRQSLVQNTRVDEYAIRDGKWLLIDAKSGYVSGRNKGWESRRQIPADDKQPYELYDLSVDIGQSENVASEYPETVERMKSLLQTIREDGYPE
- a CDS encoding sulfatase family protein, with product MIASWFRKVWFRLVTPVFCLSVFATLSLGSQAVAASPDASSEASATPMNVVVLYADDWRHDTLGVAGNPVVQTPTLDALAGEGMRFTENCVTTSICGVSRACLFTGQWMSSHGCDGFKPFETPWEQTYPGVLRDSGYHVGHVGKWHNGKFPGENYDFGRSYYGRHWFKMPDGSKVHVTQRNENDAMEFLGNRPKEQPFCLTVAFFATHAEDGNPQQFLPQPESMHLYQDVEIPVPANATDESFHRLPEFVANDGNEGRNRYHWRFDTPEKYQIMMKNYYRLATEVDSTCGKILKTLEEQGVLDNTLVIFTTDNGYYHAEHGLADKWYPHQESIRVPLIIRDPRMPADKHGSTNDDFTLSVDLAPTILNAVGAEVPESMQGRDMATLYDVKDASQAKWRDEFFYEHPTIRDKNFIPKSEALVRKDWKYFYWPEFDREQLFRISDDPHEENDLINDPAHAKQLAEMRARFKELKREAASKSNGGS